TTTTTGCGGTATCGCGCAGCAACATCAGGCCACCGACGATGGAGCCGATTGCGAGCACCAGAATCAACCAGGCATACCAGGGCATGTAATTCTCCTTTTAAACAGCAAATCACACTGCTTCACTAAATTGGAGCCAAAGCATCATTCATTGGTTCAATTATAGGGGCAGGGGTGGGCCGCGGCCATTTCGCGATCATCGGCCCCCCACGGGCCGCCGCTTCGTTTACAATGCGCGCCGTTCAAGACTTGCCAAGAGACCCGCCCATGTCCGCCTGCCAGACGCCCATCATCGTCGCCCTGGATTTCCCTACCCGTGACGCCGCCCTGAAGCTGGCCGATCAGCTCGATCCTGCCCTGTGCCGGGTCAAGGTCGGCAAGGAGCTGTTCACCAGCAGCGCATCGGGCATTGTCGAAACCCTGGTCGAGAAGGGCTTCGAAGTGTTCCTCGACCTGAAGTTCCACGACATTCCCAACACCACCGCCATGGCCGTCAAGGCCGCCGCGGAGATGGGCGTGTGGATGGTCAACGTGCACTGCTCCGGTGGTCTGCGCATGATGTCGGCCTGCCGTGAGGTGCTGGCCCAGCGCAGCGGCCCGCAGCCGCTGCTGATCGGCGTGACGGTGCTGACCAGCATGGAGCGCGAAGACCTGGCCGGTATTGGCCTGGACATCGAGCCGCAGGAGCAGGTGCTACGCCTGGCGGCCCTGGCCGAGAAGGCCGGCATGGACGGCCTGGTGTGCTCTGCGCTGGAAGCGCCGGCACTGAAGGCTGCGCACCCGTCACTGCAACTGGTGACCCCGGGCATTCGCCCGGCCGGCAGCGCCCAGGACGACCAGCGCCGCATCCTGACCCCGCGCCAGGCCCTGGATGCCGGCTCCGACTACCTGGTGATCGGTCGCCCGATCAGCCAGGCCGCCGACCCTGCCCAGGCGCTGGCAGCAGTGGTCGCCGAGATCAGGGCTTAAGCACCAGCTTGCCGAAATTTTCCCCGCTGAACAGCTTCAACAGTGTCTCGGGGAAGGTTTCCAGGCCTTCGACCACATCCTCCTTGCTCTTCACCTTGCCGGTTGCCAGCCAGCCGGCGATCTCCTGTGCCGCCTTACCGTAGTTGGCGGCATGGTCCATGACCACGAAGCCTTCCATGCGTGCACGGTTGACCAACAGTGACAGGTAGTTGGCCGGGCCCTTGACCGCCTGCTTGTTGTTGTACTGGCTGATGGCGCCACAGATGATCACTCGCGCCTTGAAGTTCAGACGGCTGAGCACGGCATCGAGAATCTCGCCGCCGACGTTGTCGAAAAACACATCGACGCCTTTCGGGCATTCGCGCTTGAGGCCTTCCAGAACGTCCTCTGCCTTGTAGTCGATGACCCCGTCAAAGCCCAGTTCATCTTTAAGGTACTGGCACTTTTCGCTGCCGCCGGCGATACCCACTACACGACAGCCCTTGAGCCTGGCGATCTGCCCGGCAATGCTGCCGACCGCGCCCGCAGCACCGGAAATCACCACGGTATCGCCTTCTTTCGGGGTGCCGACGTCGAGCAGGGCGAAGTAGGCGGTCATGCCGGTCATGCCCAGCGCGGACAGGTAGCGCGGCAGCGGCGCCAGTTTCGGATCGATCTTGTAGAAGCCCTGGGGCTCGCCGACAAAATAGTCCTGGATACCCAGTGCGCCGTTGACGTGATCGCCGACGGCGTAGCCCGGGTGTTTCGAGGCAATCACCTCGCCGACGCCCAGGGCGCGCATCACCTGACCCAGGGCCACTGGCGGGATATACGACTTGCCTTCGTTCATCCAGCCGCGCATGGCCGGGTCCAGGGATAGATACAGGTTTTTTACCAGGATCTGGCCTTCGCCAGGTTCGGCCACCGGCACCTGTTCGTAGCTGAAGTCGTCGCGGGTCACGGCGCCGGTCGGGCGTTTGGCGAGCAGGAAGCGGCGGTTGGTCTGGGCAGTCATGGCAAGGCTCTCGATTGAAGGGCAATGCTTGTTGATAGACCTTGTTTGGCCAGGCGGCAAGGTTTACCCGCCTGGCGAATGCACGGTAATCCACTGCGCTGATTGATACTGGGGAAGACAATCACCCAGGCCGATAGTGCGCCAACCGGCGCCCTGATGATGCTGCCCAATGGCGCTGATCGCTGCCTAGACTCCTGATCACTGACCTCACTTTGTTGCAGGAGCTAGCGATGAGCATGCGTTTTTCTGGCCAGGTTGCCCTGGTCACCGGTGGTGCTGCGGGGATTGGCCGGGCGACGGCGCTGGCGTTTGCCGCCGAGGGGTTGAAAGTGGTGGTGGCCGACCTTGATGCCGTAGGTGGCGAAGGCACGGTAGAGCTGATCCGCAACAGCGGCGGCGAGGCGCTGTTCGTCAGTTGCAACGTCACCCGCGAGGCCGATGTGCGGCAGTTGATGGGGCGCACGGTCGAGGCTTACGGGCGCCTGGACTACGCCTTTAACAACGCCGGCATCGAGATCGAGCAGGGCCGCCTGGCCGAAGGCAGCGAGGCCGAGTTCGACGCGATCATGGGCGTCAACGTCAAGGGTGTGTGGTTGTGCATGAAGTACCAGTTGCCGTTGATGCTCGCCCAGGGCGGCGGCGCCATCGTCAATACGGCATCGGTGGCCGGCCTTGGCGCCGCGCCGAAGATGAGCATCTACAGCGCTTCCAAGCATGCGGTGATCGGCCTGAGCAAATCGGCGGCCATCGAGTACGCCAAGAAGAAGATTCGCGTCAACGCCGTGTGCCCGGCGGTGATCGATACCGACATGTTCCGCCGCGCCTATGAGGCCGACCCGCGCAAGGCCGAGTTCGCCGCCGCCATGCACCCGGTCGGGCGCATCGGCAAGGTCGAGGAGATCGCCAGTGCGGTGCTTTACCTGTGCAGCGATGGTGCGGCGTTTACAACGGGCCAGGCCCTGGCAGTCGATGGCGGCGCCACGGCTATTTGACGCCTGCCAGCGCAGGCAGAGCGAGCGCCTTGTGGCTGCGTGCCAGGGCCAGGCCCACCAGCAGGCAGCCAACCACTAACACCAGGCCGAACACCAGCAGGGCATTACCCGGGCCGAGGCGATCGACCAGCAGCCCGGTAAGGATGACTGGCAGGCTGAAGCCCATGTAGGCCAACAGGAAGAAGCCTGCGCTGGCGCGGGTTTTTTCCTCGCCCGCCAGGGTGTTCACCGCTGACAGCCCGCCCAGGTAAATAAAGCCATAACAGGCACTGCTGGCGGCGATGGTGCCCAGCAGCACTGCCGCCAGCGCGCCGCTGTCGGCGCCCCAGGCCAGCAGCGCGTAGCTGCAGGGCAAGATCACCAGGCCAATGGCCGTGGCCCGCACCGGCGCCAGGCGCTTGGCCAGGGGCTGGAACAACAACCCGCAACTGATCACGCAAAAGGTCGAGAACCCCGACCAGTTGGCCAGGCCATGCTGTTTGAGGATCGACGGCAGCAAGGCAATCACCAGGCCGACACAGGCCCAGGCCAGCAGAATTGCCAAACCGTAGGGCAGGCTGCCGGCCGGGTAGCAGGGCAGGCGCAACAGCGCGGCAGGTGGGGCCAGGCGCCGGTCGGGCAATTGCCATACCGCCAGCATCGCCAGGCAGGCCAGCGCCAGGTGCAGGTGGAAGCTGCCCGGGGTCAGGCTTGGGCCACTGAGCAGGAACAGGCTGGTCAGCGCCGCGCCGAGGCCAAAGCCCAGCGAAGTGCTGGCGGTGACCCAGGTGGCGGCATGGCGGTTGTCGCCGCCGTGCATCAGTTCGCCCATGTAGGCAGTGCCGGTGGCCGACGCCAGCGCAGTGCCGATGCCCAGCAGCAGGCGCGCCAGGCCCAGGGTCTTTAGCCCCGGCGCCAAGAGCATGAGCAAGGTGGCAAGCATCGACAGGGCCAGGGCGATGAGGATCAGCGGCCGCCGCCCGACCCGGTCGGCCAAGCCACCGAGCAACAGCAGTACCGGGATTACCCCCAGCACATACCCGCAGAAGGCCATGGCCGTGGCCCCGGCGCCCTCACCGGAAAGCTCGGCGTAAGCGGTGTACAGCGGTGCCTGCAGGTTGACCGCAAAGGTGATCAGGCACAGGGCGAAGGCCAGGAGGGCTGGGTGGCGCGGGGTGGGCATGGTTCGGCTCCTTGTCGATGGGCCGACTATCCGGTGATCGCCTGGGCGTCACAAGGCACACTGGCGAGGGTTTTGTGGTTAACTGTTCGGATAAAATCAGCGAACACTTTGCCATGCACCTGAGCCTCGATCGCCACTCCTCCCGCCCGCTCGTGCAGCAACTGAGTGAGCAATTGCAGGCCTGGATCGAACACCAGCGCCTGCGCCCGGGTAGCCGCTTGCCGTCGATTCGCCAACTGGCCCGCGAGCAGGGTGTCAGCCAGTCCTGCGTGATCGAAGCCTACGACCGGTTGGTGGCGGCGGGCTGGCTGCAGGCGCGCCATGGCGCCGGATTCTTCGTCGCCGAACAGCGCCTGCAGGCGTCGCTGGTTGATCAGCCGATCCATGACGAGGCCTTCGACAGCCGCTGGCAGCAGTTCACCGATGACCCCGGCGAGTTGCTCAAGCTCTGCTGTGGCTGGGTACCTTCCAGCTGGCGCGCTACCGAAGCCATTGCCCAGGCGCTGCGCCAGGTCAGCCGCGGCGCGGTCGAGGACTTGATCGACTATTGCCCGCCGCTGGGCTTGGCCAGCCTGCGTACCCAGCTGCACAAGGGCCTGGGGCAGATCGGCATCGACGCCGCGCCCGAGCAGATCCTCACCACCCAGGGCGCCAGCCATGCCCTCGATTTGCTGGTGCGCACGTTGCTCAAGCCCGGCGACAAGGTGCTGGTGGAAAGCCCGGGCTACTACAACCTCTACAGCCTGTTGCGCCAGCATCACGTCGACATGCTCGAAGTGCCGCGTACCCCGCAGGGGCCTGATCTGCAGGTGCTGGAGGCGCTGCTCAAGCAGCACCGGCCACGTTGCCTGTACATCAACAGCCTGTACCAGAACCCCACCGGCAGCAGCCTGTCGCCCAAGGTCGCCTATCGCTTGCTGGAGCTGGCACGCGAACATGACCTGCTGATCATCGAGGACGACATCTACGCGGACTTTCAGGACGGTGCGGTGACGCGTCTGGCAACCCTGGACGCTGAACAGCGGGTGATTTACCTGGCGAGCTTTTCCAAGACCCTGAGCAGTTCGCTGCGGGTTGGCTACCTGGTGGCCAGGGCGGAACTGGTTGCGCGCCTGGCGGAATTGAAAATGGTCAGTGGCCTGGGGACTTC
This portion of the Pseudomonas sp. SORT22 genome encodes:
- a CDS encoding DUF2897 family protein, whose product is MPWYAWLILVLAIGSIVGGLMLLRDTAKKLPLTEEQLKRVHERNAEMDAKDAQDR
- the pyrF gene encoding orotidine-5'-phosphate decarboxylase; its protein translation is MSACQTPIIVALDFPTRDAALKLADQLDPALCRVKVGKELFTSSASGIVETLVEKGFEVFLDLKFHDIPNTTAMAVKAAAEMGVWMVNVHCSGGLRMMSACREVLAQRSGPQPLLIGVTVLTSMEREDLAGIGLDIEPQEQVLRLAALAEKAGMDGLVCSALEAPALKAAHPSLQLVTPGIRPAGSAQDDQRRILTPRQALDAGSDYLVIGRPISQAADPAQALAAVVAEIRA
- a CDS encoding NADP-dependent oxidoreductase, yielding MTAQTNRRFLLAKRPTGAVTRDDFSYEQVPVAEPGEGQILVKNLYLSLDPAMRGWMNEGKSYIPPVALGQVMRALGVGEVIASKHPGYAVGDHVNGALGIQDYFVGEPQGFYKIDPKLAPLPRYLSALGMTGMTAYFALLDVGTPKEGDTVVISGAAGAVGSIAGQIARLKGCRVVGIAGGSEKCQYLKDELGFDGVIDYKAEDVLEGLKRECPKGVDVFFDNVGGEILDAVLSRLNFKARVIICGAISQYNNKQAVKGPANYLSLLVNRARMEGFVVMDHAANYGKAAQEIAGWLATGKVKSKEDVVEGLETFPETLLKLFSGENFGKLVLKP
- a CDS encoding SDR family oxidoreductase; this translates as MSMRFSGQVALVTGGAAGIGRATALAFAAEGLKVVVADLDAVGGEGTVELIRNSGGEALFVSCNVTREADVRQLMGRTVEAYGRLDYAFNNAGIEIEQGRLAEGSEAEFDAIMGVNVKGVWLCMKYQLPLMLAQGGGAIVNTASVAGLGAAPKMSIYSASKHAVIGLSKSAAIEYAKKKIRVNAVCPAVIDTDMFRRAYEADPRKAEFAAAMHPVGRIGKVEEIASAVLYLCSDGAAFTTGQALAVDGGATAI
- a CDS encoding MFS transporter, with amino-acid sequence MPTPRHPALLAFALCLITFAVNLQAPLYTAYAELSGEGAGATAMAFCGYVLGVIPVLLLLGGLADRVGRRPLILIALALSMLATLLMLLAPGLKTLGLARLLLGIGTALASATGTAYMGELMHGGDNRHAATWVTASTSLGFGLGAALTSLFLLSGPSLTPGSFHLHLALACLAMLAVWQLPDRRLAPPAALLRLPCYPAGSLPYGLAILLAWACVGLVIALLPSILKQHGLANWSGFSTFCVISCGLLFQPLAKRLAPVRATAIGLVILPCSYALLAWGADSGALAAVLLGTIAASSACYGFIYLGGLSAVNTLAGEEKTRASAGFFLLAYMGFSLPVILTGLLVDRLGPGNALLVFGLVLVVGCLLVGLALARSHKALALPALAGVK
- a CDS encoding PLP-dependent aminotransferase family protein → MHLSLDRHSSRPLVQQLSEQLQAWIEHQRLRPGSRLPSIRQLAREQGVSQSCVIEAYDRLVAAGWLQARHGAGFFVAEQRLQASLVDQPIHDEAFDSRWQQFTDDPGELLKLCCGWVPSSWRATEAIAQALRQVSRGAVEDLIDYCPPLGLASLRTQLHKGLGQIGIDAAPEQILTTQGASHALDLLVRTLLKPGDKVLVESPGYYNLYSLLRQHHVDMLEVPRTPQGPDLQVLEALLKQHRPRCLYINSLYQNPTGSSLSPKVAYRLLELAREHDLLIIEDDIYADFQDGAVTRLATLDAEQRVIYLASFSKTLSSSLRVGYLVARAELVARLAELKMVSGLGTSRFTEQVVAQMLGNGSYRKSTARLRLRLAQHMAKALGQLEAYGWEVFTEPYGGMFVWARCPGRSFAELSREAQACSVLLAPGSAFDPQGAACDWLRINVAYAQDQRAQAFFQRAGRPRQS